The following proteins are co-located in the Phytoactinopolyspora mesophila genome:
- a CDS encoding SPW repeat protein: MSAPTPNIDQHPDVATMRRRYDQIADTRMAQSADGLVFLSGLYVAMSAWVIGFTDHASMTASNLFAGLAVAVLGIGFAAVYGHTHGIAWVAPLIGVWVIVSPWVVDGGTPENAAIVSNVIAGAIIVLCSMAMMSAARKMRA; encoded by the coding sequence ATGAGCGCGCCGACTCCCAACATCGATCAACATCCAGACGTCGCGACGATGCGGCGCAGGTACGACCAAATTGCTGACACGCGAATGGCACAGTCGGCAGACGGTCTCGTGTTCCTGTCCGGTTTGTACGTGGCGATGTCAGCTTGGGTGATCGGCTTCACCGATCACGCCAGTATGACCGCGAGCAACCTGTTCGCAGGTCTAGCGGTCGCGGTCCTCGGTATCGGATTCGCTGCGGTCTACGGCCACACACACGGCATCGCCTGGGTCGCACCACTCATCGGCGTTTGGGTCATCGTCTCACCGTGGGTGGTCGACGGCGGCACGCCTGAGAACGCGGCCATCGTGAGCAATGTGATCGCAGGCGCGATTATTGTGCTCTGCTCGATGGCCATGATGTCTGCGGCGCGCAAGATGCGCGCGTAG